Proteins found in one Sardina pilchardus chromosome 3, fSarPil1.1, whole genome shotgun sequence genomic segment:
- the LOC134075952 gene encoding uncharacterized protein LOC134075952, with protein sequence MTRDHFDELLGKVGPLITRADTGMRLAIGPAERLAICLRYLATGDSYRTIAFSYRVGRSTVSGIIWEVARAIWTALIEETMPVPTTEDWREIAAVFQERWQFPNCIGAIDGKHVVLQSPANSGSLFFNYKSTYSLVLLAVVDANYLFRVVDVGGYGRSSDSGTLRNSAFGEGLRDGTLGIPVDAIITGAEERGPLPFVFVGDEAFPLTTNLLRPFPGRQVPLQRRVYNYRLSRARLVVECAFGILSARWRMYRRVIATSPEVAEACVKATCVLHNFLRIKSLEKERRRGTQREPEDLDDPDSAPPVASVDLGPPESLRNAPRLGSNNASRRAIELRETFCSYFNEEGTVYWQPTA encoded by the exons ATGACGAGGGACCACTTCGATGAGCTGCTCGGGAAAGTTGGCCCTCTCATCACGCGAGCCGACACAGGGATGAGGTTGGCAATCGGACCTGCTGAGCGGCTCGCTATCTGCCTCCG TTATCTGGCTACTGGTGACTCCTACAGGACCATTGCTTTCAGTTACCGGGTTGGCCGGTCGACTGTGTCTGGCATCATCTGGGAGGTTGCCAGGGCCATCTGGACTGCCCTGATTGAGGAGACCATGCCTGTACCAACCACGGAGGACTGGAGGGAAATTGCAGCTGTGTTCCAGGAGCGCTGGCAGTTCCCAAATTGCATCGGGGCTATCGACGGAAAGCATGTGGTGCTGCAGTCTCCAGCGAATTCGGGGTCTTTGTTCTTTAATTACAAGTCCACCTACTCCCTGGTACTCCTGGCGGTTGTTGATGCCAACTACCTGTTCCGTGTAGTCGACGTAGGAGGCTATGGCAGGAGCAGTGACAGTGGCACTCTGCGCAACTCTGCTTTTGGTGAGGGCCTGCGAGATGGCACACTTGGCATTCCGGTAGATGCCATCATCACTGGGGCAGAAGAGCGTGGCCCACTCCCATTCGTGTTTGTCGGAGATGAAGCCTTCCCCTTGACAACAAACCTGCTGCGTCCATTTCCTGGTCGTCAAGTGCCACTGCAGAGGAGAGTTTATAACTATCGCCTCAGCCGGGCAAGGTTGGTGGTTGAATGCGCTTTTGGCATCCTCTCTGCTAGGTGGCGCATGTATCGCCGTGTCATCGCCACCAGCCCTGAGGTAGCAGAGGCATGTGTCAAGGCCACATGTGTGTTGCACAACTTCCTCCGGATCAAGAGTcttgagaaggagaggagaagaggcacACAGCGCGAGCCAGAAGATCTTGATGACCCCGACTCTGCTCCTCCTGTGGCATCTGTGGACCTTGGGCCCCCGGAATCTCTGCGCAACGCCCCAAGACTAGGCTCAAACAACGCCAGCCGTAGAGCCATCGAGTTGCGCGAGACGTTCTGCTCCTACTTCAATGAGGAGGGGACCGTCTACTGGCAGCCAACAGCCTAA
- the cabp5a gene encoding calcium-binding protein 5a, producing the protein MSLGAACIFIRGGKIDRELADDEIEELREAFDEFDKDKDGLISCKDLGNLMRTMGYMPTEMELIELSQNINMNLGGRVDFEDFVELMAPKLLAETAGMIGVKELKDAFKEFDMDGDGEITTEELRAAMTKLMGDAMSRREIDAVVKEADDNGDGTVDFEEFVQMMSRQ; encoded by the exons ATGAGCTTaggagcagcatgcattttcaTCCGGGGAGGAAAGATA GACAGAGAACTGGCAGATGATGAGATTGAAG agcTGCGTGAGGCGTTTGATGAGTTCGATAAGGACAAGGACGGCCTGATCAGCTGCAAGGACCTGGGCAACCTGATGAGGACCatgggctacatgcccaccgaGATGGAGCTCATCGAGCTCAGCCAGAACATCAACATGAAcc tGGGGGGCAGGGTGGACTTTGAGGACTTTGTGGAGCTGATGGCCCCAAAGCTGCTGGCAGAGACGGCAGGCATGATCGGAGTCAAGGAGCTCAAAGACGCCTTCAAAGAG TTTGACATGGACGGCGACGGGGAGATCACGACGGAGGAGCTGCGGGCGGCCATGACCAAGCTGATGGGCGACGCCATGAGCCGCCGCGAGATCGACGCCGTCGTCAAGGAGGCCGACGACAACGGAGATGGCACCGTCGACTTCGAGG AGTTTGTCCAGATGATGTCTCGCCAGTGA